The genomic segment CTCGCGGGCCGCGAAGCTCACCACGTCATCGAGGCGGTCATGAAGGCGCTGGCACGGGCGCTGCGGGACGCGGTGCAGGTGACCTCCGGCGACCTCGCCTCCACGAAAGGAGTCCTGTGAGCACCCCCGAAGTCCTCCTCCTCGACTACGGCGCGGGCAATGTCCGCTCGGCCGCCCGCGCCCTGGAACGCGCGGGGATGACGGTTCAGATCTCCGACAACCCCGCCGACGTGCCGCACGCCCCCGCCCTCGTCGTGCCGGGGCAGGGCCACTTCCGGCAGGTTATGGAAGCGTTCGACCGCCACGGCTTCCACGGCCCCGTGACCGACGCGGCGCGGGGCGGCGTGCCGCTGCTGGGCATCTGCGTGGGGATGCAGATGCTGCTCTCGGGGTCGGAGGAGGCCCCCGGCCTGCCGGGCCTCGACCTCGTGCCCGGCACCGTGCGCCGCTTCGAGGCCGCGCCGACTCAGAAAGTGCCGCAAATGGGCTGGAACAGCCTCGACAAGGTGGGCGACTC from the Deinococcus sp. NW-56 genome contains:
- the hisH gene encoding imidazole glycerol phosphate synthase subunit HisH; this encodes MSTPEVLLLDYGAGNVRSAARALERAGMTVQISDNPADVPHAPALVVPGQGHFRQVMEAFDRHGFHGPVTDAARGGVPLLGICVGMQMLLSGSEEAPGLPGLDLVPGTVRRFEAAPTQKVPQMGWNSLDKVGDSPLLRDLACPAYAYFVHSYYVPLDVEVDAGALTEYGVPFWSAFSAGNLHATQFHPEKSGAVGLAILERFRRYVLEGEGE